A section of the Rossellomorea marisflavi genome encodes:
- a CDS encoding AAA family ATPase, translating into MKLVIIIGPQAVGKMTVGQELAKITGLKLFHNHMTIDLVGNFFDYGSTEGKRLVKLFRHELFDAISKSDLDGLIFTFVWAFDMKEDWDYIESISTMFSSRGSSVFYVELEAGVQERLNRNKSENRLNHKPSKRDMDWSESDLLDSMTTYRLNSIEGELSGDNYIRIDNSALSAAETAEIIKHRFDL; encoded by the coding sequence ATGAAACTTGTAATCATCATTGGCCCCCAGGCTGTCGGTAAGATGACAGTCGGGCAAGAACTTGCAAAGATCACCGGTTTGAAGTTATTCCATAATCATATGACCATCGACCTTGTAGGGAATTTCTTTGATTATGGAAGTACGGAAGGAAAGCGGCTTGTCAAATTGTTCCGACATGAGCTTTTTGATGCCATCTCCAAAAGTGATTTGGATGGATTGATTTTTACATTCGTGTGGGCATTTGATATGAAGGAAGATTGGGACTACATAGAGAGCATCTCCACAATGTTCTCATCCCGGGGAAGCTCCGTATTCTATGTGGAGCTCGAAGCAGGTGTCCAGGAAAGATTAAATCGGAACAAAAGTGAAAACAGACTCAACCACAAACCATCCAAGAGGGATATGGATTGGTCAGAATCTGACCTATTGGATTCCATGACTACCTACCGATTGAACTCCATTGAAGGAGAACTGAGCGGGGACAATTATATACGCATCGATAACTCTGCGTTGAGCGCAGCAGAGACGGCTGAAATAATAAAGCATCGTTTTGATCTATAG
- a CDS encoding AAA family ATPase, translating to MIIMINGAFGAGKTTLANSLCKELPGSMIFDPEEVGYMLRNVIPEERKRLEAPEGDFQDLDLWRDLTVEVGGRLFERYRTDLIVPMTIRKQEYLTAIIEGFKQKGQEVMHFCLMASKETIHERLRSRGEEEGNWCFMQTDACLLAYETGEFDPYLETEGKTIEELTSFIVRTLQKQTSKG from the coding sequence ATGATCATCATGATCAATGGAGCCTTCGGTGCAGGGAAAACTACGCTCGCCAACTCCCTTTGCAAAGAGCTCCCCGGCAGTATGATTTTTGATCCGGAGGAAGTGGGGTATATGCTCAGGAATGTGATCCCGGAGGAAAGGAAAAGGCTCGAAGCTCCTGAGGGGGATTTTCAGGATCTGGATTTGTGGAGAGATCTGACTGTTGAAGTAGGAGGCCGCCTGTTCGAGAGGTATCGGACCGACCTGATCGTACCCATGACCATCCGCAAGCAGGAATATCTGACGGCCATAATCGAAGGCTTCAAGCAAAAGGGACAGGAAGTCATGCATTTCTGTCTCATGGCGTCTAAAGAGACCATCCATGAGCGCCTGCGGAGTCGGGGCGAGGAAGAGGGTAACTGGTGTTTCATGCAAACGGATGCCTGCCTTCTTGCCTATGAAACGGGTGAATTCGATCCATATTTGGAAACAGAGGGTAAGACAATTGAAGAACTGACATCTTTCATCGTGAGAACCCTGCAGAAGCAAACTTCTAAAGGATGA
- a CDS encoding nitronate monooxygenase codes for MNRFLKRLSLDKPIIQAPMAGGITTTEMVKASMDGGILGSLASGYLAPDTLEEQIRSVSNHSERHFQVNVFVPGGQKVPKDEDVESWKERVPGSQHAGNFMTIEEQWDDFYRKIDLILHYKVNMCSFTFGLPPVKIVQQLKEEGCLLMGTASTVNEAVLMEKRGMDMVCMQGSEAGGHRGGFLEENGDSSIGLIALIPQTVDAIDIPVIAAGGITDYRGLNAALALGAEGVQVGTPFLLCKESGAYPVHKQRIIEANGAETRVTSLFTGKKARGIVNKWMMENEGYERSVLPYPHQHVMTKPMRQEAAQADAPARMSLWAGQGIGSLGKETTVKEVIAKFEGTEGVV; via the coding sequence ATGAATCGGTTTCTGAAACGATTATCCTTGGATAAACCGATCATACAGGCACCGATGGCTGGAGGGATCACCACGACTGAAATGGTAAAGGCATCGATGGACGGGGGGATCCTTGGCAGTTTGGCTTCGGGATATTTGGCACCTGACACACTTGAAGAACAAATTCGTTCCGTTTCTAATCATTCAGAGCGACACTTTCAAGTAAATGTTTTCGTACCCGGTGGGCAAAAGGTCCCCAAGGATGAGGATGTCGAATCATGGAAGGAAAGAGTCCCTGGGTCACAACACGCAGGGAATTTCATGACCATAGAGGAGCAGTGGGATGATTTTTACAGGAAAATCGATCTCATCCTTCACTATAAGGTGAACATGTGTTCATTCACCTTCGGGCTTCCGCCTGTCAAGATTGTGCAGCAATTAAAGGAAGAGGGTTGCCTTCTCATGGGAACAGCTTCCACGGTGAATGAAGCCGTGCTAATGGAAAAAAGGGGCATGGACATGGTGTGCATGCAGGGGAGCGAAGCCGGTGGCCATCGGGGAGGTTTCCTTGAGGAGAATGGAGACTCCTCCATCGGGCTGATTGCCTTGATCCCACAGACGGTAGATGCCATCGATATTCCTGTCATTGCTGCAGGGGGCATCACCGATTACAGGGGATTGAATGCCGCTTTGGCATTGGGCGCTGAAGGCGTTCAGGTCGGGACGCCTTTCCTCCTCTGTAAGGAGAGCGGAGCCTACCCTGTCCATAAGCAACGGATCATAGAGGCCAATGGTGCAGAAACAAGAGTGACTTCTTTGTTCACTGGAAAGAAGGCAAGAGGGATCGTAAATAAATGGATGATGGAGAACGAAGGGTATGAACGATCGGTTCTTCCTTATCCTCATCAACACGTCATGACTAAACCCATGAGACAAGAAGCCGCTCAGGCAGATGCTCCTGCCCGCATGTCCCTGTGGGCTGGCCAGGGAATCGGTTCATTGGGCAAAGAGACGACCGTAAAAGAAGTGATTGCCAAATTTGAAGGAACGGAGGGGGTTGTATGA
- a CDS encoding MFS transporter, with translation MNWRVYVLAASTFAVGLVELIVGGILPNIAEGLDISLGKAGQLITVFALAYAISAPLLLSLTAKVERKKLYLMALSVFTVGNIITFFSTDFTLVIIARIITAMSTALVVVLSLTIAAKLVKPSHRAKALGLVFVGISSSLVLGVPIGIFMTETLGWRSTFLGIAVLSAISIVLNAFLLEKMPVDKVTPLKEQFKAILHPKVFSGHLISLFMLAGHYMFYAYFTPYLIQTFDSSPKAISIFYLLIGLASVCGNWVGGWLSDRIGSKSIVLVTILFAIVLFSIPFTAGFMPLFVVMTILWGGLSWALTPALQNYLIQTAPETSDIQQSINTSALQVGISVGSALGGAVVSVSHDVSHLASFGSILVVFAIFSALFSLRHAPLKRNDSLKQVG, from the coding sequence ATGAACTGGAGAGTGTATGTATTGGCTGCATCCACATTTGCAGTCGGACTGGTCGAATTGATTGTCGGAGGAATTCTTCCGAATATAGCGGAGGGACTGGATATATCCCTAGGGAAAGCAGGTCAGCTCATCACGGTGTTTGCACTGGCCTACGCCATTTCGGCGCCGTTATTGTTGTCCTTGACGGCCAAGGTGGAGAGAAAGAAGCTATACCTCATGGCACTTTCTGTCTTTACCGTGGGAAATATCATAACGTTTTTCAGCACTGATTTTACCTTGGTCATCATCGCCCGGATCATTACAGCCATGAGTACGGCTCTTGTGGTGGTTCTGTCTTTGACCATTGCGGCCAAACTCGTGAAGCCTAGTCACCGAGCAAAGGCATTGGGTCTCGTTTTTGTCGGAATCAGCTCTTCCCTGGTCCTCGGTGTACCGATCGGGATTTTCATGACAGAGACATTGGGTTGGCGATCTACATTCCTCGGCATCGCAGTCCTTTCAGCGATCTCTATCGTTCTTAACGCGTTTCTTCTGGAGAAGATGCCGGTCGACAAGGTGACACCTCTGAAGGAACAATTCAAGGCGATTCTACATCCAAAGGTATTTTCTGGACATCTGATCAGCTTATTCATGCTGGCAGGGCATTATATGTTTTATGCATACTTCACACCCTATCTGATCCAAACGTTTGATAGTTCACCAAAAGCCATCTCGATTTTTTATCTGCTGATTGGACTTGCCTCCGTTTGCGGCAACTGGGTGGGGGGATGGCTGAGCGACCGCATCGGTTCAAAGTCTATTGTCCTTGTAACGATCCTGTTTGCCATCGTGCTCTTTTCGATTCCGTTCACTGCAGGGTTCATGCCGCTCTTTGTCGTCATGACCATCCTATGGGGAGGACTCAGCTGGGCCCTTACGCCGGCACTTCAAAATTATCTGATCCAAACGGCACCTGAAACGTCGGATATTCAGCAAAGCATCAATACGTCTGCCCTGCAGGTTGGTATATCCGTAGGATCGGCACTAGGAGGTGCTGTCGTCAGCGTATCCCATGACGTATCGCACCTCGCAAGCTTCGGATCCATTTTAGTGGTGTTCGCCATCTTCAGCGCCCTTTTCTCGTTGAGGCATGCCCCTTTGAAACGGAACGATTCGTTAAAGCAAGTTGGCTGA
- a CDS encoding YusW family protein yields the protein MKLKTAVIPAFAASLLLFGCSNDEVKDPPKDAPKENESANNDTSNDSMTDTSQDNKFAFTSFDLDVDYADHQDYEVDYDNDEDGMEASFQDDMNDEKLSGDKAMDKITPMLEKLDFDKDTPDEEVMKQVKDTFSLKDDYEKFELEVTFPDGTEKEYKDIKQ from the coding sequence ATGAAATTGAAAACTGCTGTCATACCAGCATTCGCTGCCTCACTTCTACTGTTTGGATGCAGTAATGATGAAGTCAAGGACCCGCCTAAAGATGCGCCCAAGGAAAATGAGAGCGCCAATAACGATACCTCAAATGATTCTATGACTGATACGTCACAGGATAATAAATTCGCCTTTACAAGCTTCGATCTTGATGTGGACTATGCCGATCATCAGGATTATGAGGTGGACTACGATAACGATGAAGATGGAATGGAAGCGAGTTTCCAGGATGACATGAATGACGAAAAGCTTTCTGGGGATAAAGCCATGGATAAGATTACGCCTATGCTTGAGAAGCTTGACTTTGACAAAGATACCCCTGATGAAGAGGTCATGAAGCAAGTGAAGGATACCTTCTCTCTAAAGGATGATTACGAAAAGTTTGAACTTGAAGTGACATTCCCTGACGGCACTGAAAAAGAATATAAAGACATTAAGCAATAA
- a CDS encoding CBO0543 family protein: MTLHTVNEARHHLMQTEMAYWMEDNLFSGHWWFILIINILFFLVFIVLIDRSRFIMSAFCLLFSFFLVALVNEIGNYFGYWSYPYQFIGFLESFNAVDFMTIPVVFALIYQYFTKWKAYLITLLLVSALIGFVGMPIFVHFQFYELHHWNPFSSFVLLFIVGLVIKWVCDFIASHDRIIR; encoded by the coding sequence ATGACCTTGCATACAGTCAATGAAGCACGGCACCACCTTATGCAGACCGAAATGGCCTACTGGATGGAAGATAACCTGTTCAGCGGACACTGGTGGTTTATTCTCATTATAAACATCTTGTTCTTTCTGGTGTTCATCGTGTTAATCGACCGATCCCGTTTTATCATGAGTGCGTTTTGCCTGCTATTTTCTTTCTTCCTGGTTGCCCTCGTGAACGAAATTGGCAACTACTTCGGCTATTGGAGCTATCCCTATCAGTTCATCGGATTTCTTGAAAGCTTCAATGCCGTAGATTTTATGACGATTCCAGTGGTATTTGCTTTGATATACCAGTACTTCACCAAATGGAAGGCCTATCTGATCACTTTATTACTGGTCAGTGCGTTGATCGGATTCGTAGGCATGCCGATTTTCGTCCATTTTCAGTTTTATGAGCTCCATCACTGGAATCCTTTCTCGTCCTTCGTTCTTTTGTTCATTGTCGGACTGGTGATCAAATGGGTGTGTGATTTCATTGCAAGCCATGATCGAATCATACGTTGA
- a CDS encoding VOC family protein, protein MITYQSLHHVSLAVTDLERSKKFYKDVLCLEETKRPEFGFPGAWYAIGNQQLHLIVHPTSQTIRDEKVLSSREGHFALRVDDYDRTSTWLKEHGVEILEKPQSKSGFAQIFCQDPDGNLIELNVDQKDL, encoded by the coding sequence ATGATCACCTACCAGAGTCTTCACCATGTCAGTTTGGCTGTGACCGATCTCGAAAGGTCTAAGAAGTTCTACAAGGATGTTCTGTGCCTGGAAGAGACCAAACGTCCGGAATTTGGCTTTCCAGGTGCTTGGTACGCCATAGGTAACCAGCAGCTCCATTTGATTGTCCATCCGACCTCTCAAACGATACGGGATGAGAAGGTGCTATCAAGTAGGGAAGGCCATTTTGCCCTGCGGGTGGACGATTACGACAGAACCTCGACATGGCTCAAGGAACACGGAGTTGAAATCTTGGAAAAACCTCAATCAAAAAGTGGTTTTGCCCAAATCTTTTGTCAAGATCCTGATGGCAATCTGATTGAATTGAATGTAGATCAAAAAGATTTATGA
- a CDS encoding long-chain-fatty-acid--CoA ligase codes for MYATTGTMFDQSVENYRNQEAIVEVKSGQRMTYGQWQERVHQMCSALQAEGVRKGDRISTFLYNTEMLATVYFACGKIGAIINPINFRLNSDELAFIMHDAKPKVFIFEEALRNVVEGIAPDFGQTVFWYEGGNPPAFSKRVSDMAFSTQFERVEVDENDPYAMMYTSGTTGRPKGVLHRHRDVMEQALILTGVMGYRSGDAGLVTAPMFHCAELHCAFVPRVLAGAKNVILHQFDPKRVLETIEREGITTLFAAPTMWSMILEEGASHYNTSSLRNGLYGAAPMAPSLVRKLHDELKIELIQAYGQTEMGPAIAFLLPHEQLIKAGAAGKAAYHHEIRVVKPETTGPAEPGDVCAVGEIGEIIVKGSCTMIGYHGRSEATEHALYKGWYHTGDLGYVDGEGYLYIADRIDDMIISGGENIYPREVEDALHAHEGVGDVAVLGTPDEKWGEVVTAVIVPKSNTLTAQELNDYLKNGKALAGYKRPRTYRFAPSLPRNASGKIQKFLLKETLSNEIHTN; via the coding sequence ATGTACGCAACGACTGGAACGATGTTTGATCAAAGTGTGGAGAATTACCGGAACCAGGAAGCAATTGTAGAGGTGAAAAGTGGACAGCGGATGACTTACGGACAATGGCAGGAAAGAGTCCACCAGATGTGCAGTGCACTTCAGGCAGAAGGAGTGAGGAAGGGGGACAGGATTTCGACCTTTCTGTATAATACCGAGATGCTGGCAACTGTTTATTTTGCCTGTGGGAAAATCGGAGCCATTATCAACCCGATCAACTTTCGACTTAATTCAGATGAACTGGCCTTCATCATGCATGACGCCAAACCAAAAGTGTTCATATTTGAAGAAGCACTTCGAAACGTCGTGGAAGGAATAGCACCGGATTTCGGTCAAACCGTCTTCTGGTATGAAGGTGGGAATCCGCCTGCCTTTTCAAAGCGAGTGAGCGACATGGCCTTTTCGACTCAATTTGAAAGGGTGGAAGTGGATGAAAATGATCCGTATGCGATGATGTATACGAGTGGGACCACGGGAAGGCCGAAAGGAGTGCTTCATCGCCACCGTGATGTGATGGAACAGGCGTTGATCCTGACGGGTGTCATGGGATACCGGTCGGGTGATGCGGGATTGGTCACAGCTCCGATGTTTCACTGTGCTGAACTCCATTGTGCCTTCGTACCAAGGGTACTCGCCGGCGCAAAGAACGTCATCCTTCATCAATTCGATCCAAAGCGCGTTCTAGAAACAATTGAACGGGAGGGCATTACGACTCTTTTTGCAGCTCCTACCATGTGGAGTATGATCCTCGAGGAGGGGGCCTCCCACTATAACACCTCGAGTCTACGTAATGGGCTTTATGGAGCGGCACCCATGGCACCTAGTCTTGTAAGGAAACTTCACGATGAACTAAAGATCGAGCTGATACAAGCCTATGGACAAACAGAAATGGGTCCGGCAATTGCGTTCCTTCTACCCCATGAACAACTTATCAAGGCAGGTGCGGCAGGAAAAGCGGCCTATCATCATGAGATACGGGTCGTTAAACCAGAGACGACGGGACCGGCAGAACCGGGGGATGTCTGTGCTGTGGGTGAAATTGGTGAAATCATCGTGAAGGGGTCGTGCACGATGATCGGGTACCATGGCCGGTCGGAAGCAACGGAACACGCTTTATATAAAGGATGGTATCATACCGGAGACCTTGGATATGTTGACGGAGAAGGATACCTTTATATCGCCGACCGAATCGACGATATGATCATCTCCGGAGGGGAAAATATCTATCCGAGGGAAGTCGAGGATGCCTTGCATGCCCATGAGGGAGTAGGGGATGTCGCGGTCCTTGGAACACCGGATGAAAAATGGGGGGAAGTGGTCACGGCCGTCATTGTCCCTAAGTCGAACACGTTGACGGCTCAAGAATTGAATGACTATTTGAAGAATGGAAAGGCTCTTGCAGGCTATAAACGCCCACGGACCTATCGCTTCGCCCCGTCACTTCCACGAAACGCCAGTGGGAAGATTCAAAAATTCTTGTTGAAAGAGACCCTGTCAAATGAAATACACACTAATTAA
- a CDS encoding nucleobase:cation symporter-2 family protein, with amino-acid sequence MNQSSLKTASLGIQHVLAMYAGAVIVPLIVGGALGLTGEQLTYLVSIDIFMCGIATLLQVWKNKFFGIGLPVVLGCTFTAVGPMISIGAKYGITSIYGSILASGLFVIIISTFFGKLVRFFPPVVTGSVVTIIGITLIPVAMNNMAGGEGSADYGSMDNLLLAFGTLIFILVLYKMFTGFIRSVSILLGLVAGTIAAMFMGKVNFSEVGEASWFHMAQPFYFGMPTFDIAAILTMILVAMVSLVESTGVYFALGDITDRKLSEEDLSKGYRAEGLAIFLGGIFNVFPYTAYSQNVGLIQLSGVKKSNVIYAAATFLIILGLVPKIGALTTVIPSAVLGGAMVAMFGMVVAYGIKMLSRVDFSSQENLLIIACSVGMGLGVTAVPELFSKMPEAVRILTDNGIVAGSLMAIFLNLFFNVFSRQRDKRVVLQEQKAS; translated from the coding sequence ATGAATCAATCATCTCTCAAGACCGCTTCCCTAGGGATTCAGCACGTACTCGCCATGTATGCGGGAGCCGTTATTGTCCCTCTAATTGTTGGAGGTGCCCTAGGTTTGACGGGCGAGCAACTCACTTATCTCGTGTCGATTGACATCTTCATGTGCGGAATCGCCACCCTGCTTCAGGTGTGGAAGAATAAATTCTTCGGCATCGGACTTCCGGTCGTCCTTGGATGTACCTTCACAGCCGTCGGTCCCATGATCTCCATCGGAGCGAAATACGGGATCACAAGCATTTATGGATCCATCCTTGCTTCAGGTTTGTTCGTCATCATCATCAGCACGTTCTTCGGAAAGCTTGTACGGTTCTTCCCACCGGTCGTGACAGGATCTGTCGTCACCATCATCGGGATCACCCTGATTCCCGTTGCCATGAATAATATGGCTGGAGGAGAGGGGAGCGCGGATTATGGTTCCATGGATAATCTTCTCTTGGCATTCGGGACCCTGATCTTCATACTTGTTCTTTACAAGATGTTCACCGGCTTCATTCGATCTGTATCCATCCTGCTGGGGCTCGTGGCAGGAACCATCGCTGCCATGTTCATGGGAAAAGTCAATTTTTCAGAAGTAGGGGAAGCATCATGGTTCCATATGGCACAGCCGTTCTACTTCGGCATGCCGACCTTTGACATCGCCGCGATCCTAACCATGATCCTTGTGGCCATGGTCAGCCTGGTAGAATCGACGGGCGTCTATTTCGCCCTCGGGGATATCACGGACCGGAAGCTTAGCGAGGAAGATCTATCCAAAGGGTACCGGGCAGAAGGGCTTGCCATCTTCCTCGGTGGGATCTTCAACGTCTTCCCATATACCGCGTACTCCCAAAACGTCGGGCTTATCCAGCTTTCAGGCGTAAAGAAATCAAATGTGATCTATGCCGCGGCAACCTTCCTGATCATCCTGGGCCTTGTACCGAAGATCGGAGCCCTCACGACCGTCATCCCATCTGCCGTGCTAGGCGGTGCCATGGTGGCCATGTTCGGCATGGTCGTCGCATACGGAATCAAGATGCTTAGCAGGGTGGACTTTTCATCACAAGAGAATCTTCTCATCATTGCATGCTCCGTCGGGATGGGTCTCGGAGTTACCGCTGTGCCGGAACTCTTCTCAAAAATGCCCGAAGCGGTCCGCATCCTCACCGATAATGGAATCGTGGCCGGAAGCCTCATGGCCATCTTCTTGAACCTTTTCTTTAATGTCTTCTCCCGTCAACGTGACAAGAGGGTTGTGTTGCAGGAGCAGAAGGCGTCGTGA
- a CDS encoding xanthine phosphoribosyltransferase: MELLHKKIEQEGKVLSDTVLKVDSFLNHQVDPQLMKAIGEEFAARFRQEGITKVLTIESSGIAPGVMAAMELETPLIFARKKKSLTLSEGLLTAEVYSFTKQETNTISVSTQYLKEGDRVLLIDDFLANGQAALGLIELVKKAGAHVAGIGIVIEKSFQEGGKLVRETGYRVESLAEIESLNDGQVTFKKGAEVS, from the coding sequence TTGGAACTACTTCACAAGAAGATTGAACAAGAAGGAAAGGTATTATCAGATACAGTATTGAAGGTGGATTCGTTCTTGAATCATCAAGTGGATCCGCAGCTGATGAAGGCAATAGGGGAGGAATTCGCAGCTCGCTTCAGACAAGAGGGCATCACCAAGGTGCTCACGATTGAATCATCAGGGATTGCACCGGGTGTGATGGCTGCCATGGAACTCGAAACGCCGTTGATCTTTGCCCGCAAAAAGAAGTCTCTTACTCTATCAGAAGGTCTCCTCACAGCCGAGGTCTATTCCTTCACGAAGCAGGAGACCAATACCATTTCAGTATCCACCCAATACCTCAAAGAAGGGGACAGGGTGTTGCTGATTGATGATTTTCTGGCGAACGGACAGGCTGCCCTTGGACTGATCGAGCTCGTGAAAAAGGCCGGTGCACACGTGGCAGGAATCGGAATCGTCATTGAAAAATCCTTCCAAGAAGGCGGGAAACTCGTAAGGGAAACAGGTTACCGGGTCGAGTCGCTGGCTGAAATTGAGTCACTCAACGACGGGCAAGTCACCTTCAAAAAAGGAGCTGAAGTGTCATGA
- a CDS encoding alpha/beta fold hydrolase: protein MITMEDAAGWVKEYMDEQGWESATIIGHSLGGAIGLSTASFHPDRVDKLVLLDIEFARIERFPVSMFGTTGYFLPIISGLHRLFGPRFLGQDGEKKTDTNVKSEEKMVSLISSLELIDDAFIRKAILSMQEASPSGIGLLLALYRYHMPKALKGLSTPTLVLYGNREGKASRIQRRISRQVSNYQNQQLHSNHSLVGTMPI, encoded by the coding sequence ATGATCACTATGGAGGATGCAGCCGGATGGGTGAAGGAATATATGGATGAACAGGGGTGGGAAAGCGCCACCATCATAGGCCACTCTTTGGGAGGAGCCATTGGGTTATCAACAGCATCCTTTCATCCGGACCGGGTCGATAAACTGGTGCTCCTCGACATCGAATTTGCCAGGATTGAACGGTTTCCAGTCAGTATGTTTGGCACAACGGGATATTTCCTCCCTATCATCAGTGGGCTTCATCGCTTATTCGGACCAAGGTTTCTTGGACAGGATGGAGAGAAAAAAACAGATACTAATGTGAAATCCGAAGAAAAAATGGTATCACTGATCTCAAGCCTCGAACTCATCGATGATGCGTTCATTCGAAAAGCGATCCTTTCCATGCAGGAAGCTTCCCCATCGGGAATTGGTCTTCTCCTGGCTCTTTATCGTTATCATATGCCAAAAGCATTGAAGGGATTGTCTACACCGACCCTCGTGTTATATGGAAACCGTGAAGGGAAAGCATCAAGGATCCAACGAAGGATTTCACGCCAGGTCTCCAACTATCAGAACCAGCAGCTTCATTCAAATCACTCGTTAGTGGGCACTATGCCCATATGA
- a CDS encoding precorrin-2 dehydrogenase/sirohydrochlorin ferrochelatase family protein → MLPLMLDVTGKKVIIAGGGKVALRKLSIFMKEGAAITVISPEASEEIQRLHEKGTLFWKKTVIKKEDLEGAHFLIAATNDPSTNEALCDMADTGTWVCVASDGNKGNMQMMSFKRDGDLTISVSTSGSSPGLAKELSGILMDRCKSIAEKLPVIKKERERIKNTLPMQERRERIRFFIQGLMRN, encoded by the coding sequence TTGTTGCCGCTGATGCTTGATGTTACCGGGAAGAAGGTGATCATCGCTGGCGGAGGGAAGGTTGCCCTGCGCAAGTTATCCATTTTCATGAAGGAGGGAGCGGCGATCACCGTCATCAGCCCGGAGGCATCTGAAGAAATCCAGCGACTTCATGAAAAAGGCACACTCTTTTGGAAAAAAACCGTCATTAAGAAAGAAGATTTGGAGGGGGCCCATTTTCTCATCGCTGCCACGAATGATCCCTCCACGAATGAAGCGCTATGTGACATGGCGGATACAGGCACATGGGTCTGTGTGGCAAGTGACGGCAATAAGGGGAACATGCAGATGATGTCCTTCAAACGGGATGGGGATCTCACCATTTCCGTTTCCACCTCTGGCTCAAGCCCCGGGCTGGCGAAAGAATTGTCCGGGATCCTCATGGACCGGTGCAAATCGATTGCGGAAAAGTTGCCTGTCATCAAAAAAGAGCGGGAGCGAATCAAGAATACCCTGCCAATGCAAGAGAGGAGGGAGCGGATTCGCTTCTTCATACAGGGACTCATGCGCAACTAA
- a CDS encoding sirohydrochlorin chelatase: MKKAVLYVCHGSRVKEARDEAVDFITSCKVHVDAEIQEISFLELAEPSIQEGFAACVEKGATHIAVVPLLLLTAVHAKKDIPEEIDQCMIQYPEICVSYGRPIGVHDKLIESVILHLNSVVDHVVLIGRGSSDPAVKRDLGAIAEKVQRRSGMKTVQTCFLTACEPSFTGILEEMSSTKEPVLFIPYLLFTGLLMKDIQAKIKKTGNPHLQLGKYLGYNHLVREAFVERTHEALLSPLYRRGEQFVAADA; the protein is encoded by the coding sequence ATGAAGAAAGCCGTCTTATATGTTTGTCACGGAAGCCGCGTGAAGGAAGCGAGGGATGAAGCCGTCGACTTCATCACCTCGTGCAAAGTCCATGTCGACGCAGAGATCCAGGAGATCAGTTTCCTCGAACTTGCAGAACCATCCATCCAGGAAGGGTTCGCTGCCTGCGTGGAAAAAGGCGCAACACACATCGCCGTCGTACCGCTCCTTTTACTCACGGCCGTGCATGCAAAAAAAGATATCCCGGAAGAGATTGATCAGTGCATGATACAGTACCCTGAGATATGCGTCAGCTACGGACGTCCGATCGGTGTGCATGACAAACTGATTGAAAGTGTGATCCTCCATTTGAATTCCGTGGTTGATCATGTGGTCCTCATCGGAAGGGGAAGTTCAGACCCGGCAGTCAAACGTGATCTCGGAGCGATTGCAGAGAAGGTCCAGCGGCGATCAGGAATGAAAACGGTCCAAACATGTTTTCTGACCGCATGTGAACCATCCTTCACCGGTATCCTCGAGGAGATGTCATCAACAAAAGAACCAGTCCTCTTTATCCCGTACCTCCTATTCACGGGCCTATTGATGAAAGACATTCAAGCGAAAATCAAGAAGACTGGAAATCCCCATCTTCAGCTCGGAAAGTATCTAGGGTACAACCATCTCGTAAGGGAGGCGTTCGTGGAGCGTACGCACGAAGCCCTGTTGAGTCCTCTCTATAGAAGGGGTGAGCAATTTGTTGCCGCTGATGCTTGA